In the genome of Opitutia bacterium KCR 482, one region contains:
- a CDS encoding sodium-translocating pyrophosphatase yields MNIENLNVLAASASPEINPVFWLVPTASIIALGFALAFYKGMKKEEEGTEIMRKIALHVRHGALAYLKQQYKIVGLVFVLLFFFFAFLAYGLNVQNGWVPFAFITGGFFSGLAGFFGMKTATYASNRAANAAKNSLDHGLRVAFRSGAVMGLVVVGLALLDISVWFFVLNYFIEDISQTHKMVVITTTMLTFGMGASLQALFARVGGGIFTKAADVGADLVGKVEAGIPEDDPRNPATIADNVGDNVGDVAGMGADLYESYCGSILATAALGAAAYMTDPITQMKAVLAPMVIGAIGVVLSVVGIFFVRVKKGASSKELLDALGLGVNASSVFIALASAGILYLLGLENWLGNWGSIMVGLFTGIFIGKITEYFTSEAYAPTRGIAEQSKTGPATVIIGGIGTGMVSTFYPVVAIVVGTALAYAFSAGGEFSNMSQGLYGIGIAAVGMLSTLGITLATDAYGPIADNAGGNAEMSGLGKEVRRRTDMLDSLGNTTAATGKGFAIGSAALTALALLASYVEELRIGLVRIKDSSALSDYAQSTIDAFEKLGGKIETASLADFMQVYQVNLMNPKVLMGMFVGSMMSFLFCGLTMNAVGRAANQMVNEVRRQFRENSGIMEGKSDPDYARCVSISTKAAQREMLFPALLAVAAPVIMGLICGVAGVLGLLGGALASGFVLAVFMANSGGAWDNAKKYIEQGNFGGKGSDAHKAAVIGDTVGDPFKDTSGPSLNILIKLMSMVAIVMAGLTVSYSLF; encoded by the coding sequence ATGAATATCGAAAACCTAAACGTTTTGGCGGCGTCGGCGTCGCCCGAAATAAACCCCGTCTTTTGGCTCGTGCCGACGGCGTCGATTATCGCGCTCGGCTTCGCGCTGGCGTTCTACAAAGGCATGAAAAAAGAGGAGGAGGGCACCGAAATCATGCGGAAAATCGCCCTGCACGTCCGACACGGCGCGCTTGCGTATTTGAAGCAGCAATACAAAATAGTGGGGCTTGTGTTCGTCCTGCTGTTCTTTTTCTTCGCGTTCTTGGCGTACGGTCTGAACGTCCAAAACGGCTGGGTTCCGTTCGCGTTCATCACGGGCGGCTTCTTCTCCGGGCTTGCGGGCTTCTTCGGCATGAAAACCGCAACATACGCTTCGAACAGGGCGGCAAACGCCGCAAAAAATTCGCTCGACCACGGGCTGCGCGTCGCGTTCCGTTCGGGCGCGGTCATGGGGCTTGTGGTCGTGGGGCTTGCGCTGCTCGACATCTCGGTATGGTTTTTCGTTCTCAACTATTTTATAGAAGACATTTCGCAAACGCATAAAATGGTCGTGATTACGACCACAATGCTTACTTTCGGCATGGGTGCAAGCTTGCAGGCTCTCTTCGCGCGCGTCGGCGGCGGCATCTTCACGAAAGCCGCGGACGTCGGCGCAGACCTCGTCGGCAAGGTCGAAGCGGGCATTCCCGAAGACGATCCCCGCAACCCCGCGACAATCGCCGACAACGTGGGCGACAACGTAGGCGACGTTGCGGGCATGGGCGCGGACTTGTACGAATCATACTGCGGCTCGATTCTTGCGACTGCGGCTCTCGGCGCGGCGGCATACATGACAGACCCAATCACGCAGATGAAGGCGGTTCTCGCGCCGATGGTAATCGGGGCGATTGGCGTTGTGCTTTCGGTTGTGGGGATATTTTTCGTGCGCGTCAAAAAGGGCGCGTCGAGCAAAGAGCTTCTGGACGCTCTGGGGCTCGGCGTAAACGCAAGCTCCGTGTTCATCGCGCTGGCGTCGGCTGGCATTCTCTATTTGCTCGGTCTTGAAAACTGGCTCGGCAACTGGGGCTCGATTATGGTGGGGCTTTTCACGGGCATTTTTATCGGCAAAATTACGGAGTACTTCACGTCGGAGGCGTACGCGCCCACGCGCGGCATTGCCGAACAGTCCAAGACGGGCCCCGCAACCGTTATAATCGGCGGCATTGGCACGGGCATGGTCTCCACGTTCTATCCCGTGGTGGCAATCGTAGTGGGCACGGCGTTGGCGTACGCGTTCTCGGCGGGCGGCGAATTCTCGAACATGAGCCAGGGGCTTTACGGAATCGGAATCGCCGCGGTCGGCATGCTCTCGACCCTCGGCATTACCCTCGCGACCGACGCCTACGGGCCTATCGCCGACAACGCGGGCGGCAACGCCGAAATGTCCGGCTTGGGCAAAGAGGTAAGACGCCGCACCGATATGCTCGACTCTCTCGGCAACACGACCGCCGCAACGGGCAAGGGCTTCGCAATCGGCTCGGCGGCGTTGACCGCGCTCGCCCTGCTTGCCTCCTACGTCGAAGAGCTTAGAATAGGGCTTGTGAGAATCAAGGACAGCTCCGCGCTTTCCGACTACGCGCAAAGCACTATCGACGCTTTCGAAAAGCTCGGCGGAAAAATCGAAACAGCCTCCCTTGCCGATTTCATGCAGGTCTATCAGGTGAACCTCATGAATCCGAAAGTTCTGATGGGCATGTTCGTCGGCTCGATGATGTCCTTCCTTTTCTGCGGTCTCACGATGAACGCCGTCGGCAGGGCTGCGAACCAGATGGTGAACGAAGTCCGCAGGCAGTTCCGCGAAAATTCGGGAATCATGGAGGGCAAGTCCGACCCCGACTACGCGCGTTGCGTGTCGATTTCCACAAAGGCGGCACAGCGCGAAATGCTCTTCCCCGCGCTTTTGGCGGTTGCGGCTCCCGTGATTATGGGGCTTATTTGCGGCGTTGCGGGCGTGCTCGGTCTGCTCGGCGGCGCGTTGGCTTCGGGCTTTGTGCTGGCGGTGTTCATGGCCAACAGCGGCGGCGCGTGGGACAACGCAAAGAAATACATAGAGCAGGGCAATTTCGGCGGAAAGGGTTCCGACGCCCACAAGGCGGCGGTAATCGGCGACACGGTCGGAGACCCGTTCAAGGACACGTCGGGGCCGTCGCTGAACATTCTGATTAAGCTGATGAGCATGGTAGCCATAGTAATGGCAGGGCTAACCGTAAGCTATTCCCTCTTTTAG